Proteins co-encoded in one Christiangramia fulva genomic window:
- a CDS encoding TolC family protein, translating into MYKYVVSVCFGCLFSFGLSAQDMGVDQVLEQISKNNRQIKAYQSFMSSRNLANKSENNLQDPQVSAFYLPFGEHETDDYYEYQVSQRFEFPTVYGARSKRIEKQEALLELEYESLRQEVLLNAKKQLLELQVLQKRKDLEQKRVEQAKEVYDQIQRLFDAEQIGILELNKAKVAWIQKQFEIEQIEVRIESLLRDLQKLNGGEAIEVGQLQISEETQLLSQDAIWQEKLAEDPEVKALQAQTELAEQQVKLEKNKVLPDLSLGYNYQGVSSSNYSGFLGGISIPLWNSNNKVKAAQARYEYEQSNSDFVQAELYTTFLEKYQRYQLLNEKFLEYRETFQDLNSEELLFKAYELGELSFLDYYREVEFYRQAYNRMLEMEKELLQLKAELLKHQL; encoded by the coding sequence ATGTATAAATATGTAGTATCCGTCTGTTTCGGATGCCTATTCTCATTCGGGCTTTCAGCCCAGGATATGGGAGTTGACCAGGTACTGGAACAGATCAGTAAAAACAACAGGCAGATTAAAGCATACCAGAGCTTTATGTCGAGCCGTAATCTTGCGAATAAGTCTGAAAACAATCTTCAGGATCCGCAGGTTTCTGCATTTTACCTTCCTTTCGGGGAACATGAGACCGATGATTATTATGAATACCAGGTTTCACAGCGATTTGAGTTTCCTACGGTTTATGGTGCGAGAAGCAAGCGTATAGAAAAGCAGGAAGCACTTCTCGAGCTTGAATATGAAAGCCTCAGACAGGAAGTCTTGCTGAATGCCAAGAAACAGCTGCTTGAACTGCAGGTCCTTCAGAAACGTAAGGATTTGGAGCAAAAAAGAGTGGAGCAGGCAAAAGAGGTCTATGACCAGATCCAGCGACTATTCGATGCTGAGCAGATTGGAATCCTTGAACTGAACAAGGCTAAAGTTGCCTGGATCCAGAAACAGTTTGAGATCGAGCAAATTGAGGTCCGAATTGAAAGTCTGCTCAGGGATCTTCAGAAACTGAATGGAGGCGAGGCCATAGAAGTTGGTCAGCTCCAGATATCTGAGGAAACTCAACTGCTTTCACAGGACGCCATCTGGCAGGAAAAGCTCGCTGAAGATCCTGAAGTCAAAGCTTTACAGGCTCAGACCGAGCTTGCAGAGCAACAGGTGAAACTGGAAAAGAACAAGGTGCTTCCCGATCTCAGCCTTGGTTACAACTACCAGGGCGTGAGTTCAAGCAACTATTCCGGTTTTCTGGGAGGTATTTCTATTCCGCTTTGGAACAGCAATAATAAAGTGAAGGCTGCGCAGGCAAGGTATGAGTACGAGCAGTCGAATTCAGACTTTGTTCAGGCTGAGCTTTACACCACTTTTCTGGAGAAATATCAGAGATATCAGTTACTGAATGAAAAGTTTCTGGAATATCGGGAAACTTTTCAGGATCTTAATTCCGAAGAGCTTTTATTCAAAGCTTACGAGCTGGGAGAACTTTCCTTCCTGGATTATTACCGGGAAGTGGAATTCTACCGGCAGGCTTACAACAGAATGCTGGAGATGGAAAAAGAGCTTCTTCAGCTAAAAGCAGAACTATTAAAACATCAATTATAA
- a CDS encoding recombinase family protein: MEKVFFYSRISSITQNGSRQMENFKKHSQWNPETFYIDKIQGNVPFLERPEASKLYNRMTSVDPGKAEIKIVVDSIDRLGRNLMGILQTIELFNSQKINLQSLKEGFETRINGKENPVSKIVVSVMASIAEMERNRIKERTREGIQLAKAKGKYRGRKVGSKQTDERLLQRHPVIVEKLKKGLTVRDVAAIANKSTATVVKVRKTLVKREAIF, from the coding sequence ATGGAAAAGGTCTTCTTTTATTCTCGCATCTCTTCAATTACTCAAAATGGATCCAGGCAGATGGAAAATTTCAAAAAACATTCCCAATGGAATCCGGAAACTTTCTACATAGATAAAATCCAAGGTAATGTACCATTTCTTGAGAGGCCAGAGGCAAGTAAACTGTATAATAGGATGACATCTGTTGATCCCGGGAAAGCAGAAATCAAGATCGTTGTCGACTCCATTGACAGACTGGGCCGGAACCTCATGGGTATTCTACAAACGATTGAGCTTTTCAATTCCCAAAAAATTAATCTTCAATCTTTGAAGGAAGGTTTTGAAACTCGAATTAATGGCAAAGAAAATCCCGTATCCAAGATTGTGGTGAGTGTGATGGCTAGTATCGCTGAGATGGAACGGAATAGAATCAAGGAAAGAACAAGGGAAGGTATCCAACTAGCTAAAGCGAAAGGAAAATACCGAGGCAGAAAAGTCGGAAGCAAGCAAACAGATGAACGTCTCCTACAGCGTCATCCAGTGATTGTTGAAAAATTGAAGAAAGGGTTGACAGTTCGGGATGTTGCAGCTATTGCAAATAAATCAACCGCAACAGTTGTAAAAGTTAGGAAGACGCTTGTGAAAAGAGAAGCAATTTTTTAA
- a CDS encoding helix-turn-helix domain-containing protein, translating to MKKSNAILIESLSRKEYHENLREIVRTIEKLGNKHQDFIDSHINLYTVEETAKIFKVSRRTLFNWGRNKILTPICIGRRVYFRKEDVKELIMRNEQK from the coding sequence ATGAAAAAAAGTAATGCAATTCTTATTGAGTCTCTTTCCCGCAAAGAGTATCACGAAAACTTAAGAGAAATAGTTAGAACCATTGAAAAGCTTGGTAATAAACATCAAGATTTTATAGACTCCCATATCAATCTATATACCGTAGAAGAAACGGCAAAAATTTTCAAAGTTTCCAGACGAACCTTATTCAATTGGGGGAGAAATAAAATTCTAACCCCTATTTGCATCGGTAGACGTGTCTACTTCCGGAAAGAAGATGTAAAAGAACTCATCATGAGAAATGAACAAAAATAA
- a CDS encoding efflux RND transporter periplasmic adaptor subunit, protein MRYILLICISLLLFSCGSNEEEGHAHDAEGNHVSSGVPAISKTVWTDQTELFVEFPALVEGKTSKFAAHFTRLDKHQPVREASVTVSLIKGDSGIRHKVDAPSSPGIFSPALQPKEPGTYDLVFDLKTPEYSDRIVVENVQVYSSTAEASENVKEAEEGDISFLKEQAWKIDFQTQPVTEGEVYDIVHTSGVWQAAPGTYKTLAAGANGMVNFVSENLTEGSKVKRGQLLMNVSSEGLSSNNVQAEIAQAKARYDQAKAEYERKKELYEDKIVPKAEFEKVESDYRVAEANYRALASNYGAGGKQIRAPFDGFIKSISTSNGNYVEQGANLVTIGTDKSRLLKTQLSASSKPSKESIASIWYKDDSGEWNEVAGESIVSVGKEVEDRKPMIPVYVKVNDMVEMPEGSFTEVQIAMGNAEQGIIVPEAALLEDYGNYSVILQVSGESFERRPIKIGKRNGQEVQVLSGLQPGDVVVTTGAYQVKMASMSGSTPAHGHEH, encoded by the coding sequence ATGAGATATATTTTATTGATATGCATTTCGCTTTTGCTTTTTTCCTGCGGAAGTAACGAGGAAGAAGGCCATGCGCATGATGCAGAAGGAAATCACGTGAGTTCGGGAGTTCCCGCGATAAGCAAAACCGTTTGGACAGACCAGACGGAGCTTTTCGTGGAGTTCCCGGCTCTCGTGGAAGGGAAAACGAGCAAATTTGCCGCCCACTTTACCAGGCTGGATAAACACCAGCCGGTTCGTGAGGCTTCGGTTACGGTCAGCCTGATAAAAGGGGATAGCGGAATCCGCCATAAAGTAGACGCACCTTCCTCTCCGGGGATCTTTTCTCCGGCATTGCAACCGAAAGAACCCGGAACTTATGACCTGGTTTTTGACCTGAAAACTCCTGAATATTCAGACAGGATCGTGGTCGAAAATGTTCAGGTTTATAGTTCAACTGCCGAAGCTTCAGAAAATGTGAAGGAAGCCGAAGAAGGTGATATCAGTTTTTTAAAGGAGCAGGCCTGGAAGATCGATTTCCAGACTCAACCTGTTACTGAAGGGGAAGTTTATGACATCGTTCATACCTCGGGAGTTTGGCAGGCAGCGCCGGGAACCTATAAGACCCTGGCAGCCGGAGCTAACGGAATGGTGAATTTCGTTTCAGAAAACCTTACTGAAGGCAGCAAGGTGAAAAGAGGTCAGTTGCTGATGAACGTTAGCAGTGAAGGGCTTTCTTCGAATAATGTTCAGGCAGAGATTGCTCAGGCGAAAGCCAGATACGATCAGGCAAAAGCTGAATACGAGCGTAAGAAAGAACTCTACGAGGACAAGATCGTCCCAAAGGCGGAATTCGAAAAAGTGGAAAGCGACTATCGCGTAGCTGAAGCGAATTACCGTGCACTTGCTTCCAATTATGGAGCAGGCGGGAAGCAAATACGCGCACCTTTTGACGGATTCATTAAATCCATCAGTACTTCCAACGGAAATTACGTGGAGCAGGGTGCAAATCTGGTAACTATCGGAACCGATAAGTCCAGACTGCTGAAAACACAGTTGAGTGCTTCGAGCAAGCCTTCTAAAGAATCTATCGCCAGTATATGGTACAAAGATGATAGTGGTGAGTGGAACGAGGTAGCTGGAGAATCTATAGTTTCTGTTGGTAAGGAAGTGGAAGACCGCAAGCCAATGATCCCGGTATATGTAAAAGTGAATGATATGGTAGAAATGCCGGAAGGTAGTTTTACCGAAGTACAAATCGCTATGGGAAATGCAGAGCAGGGAATCATAGTTCCTGAAGCAGCCTTACTGGAAGATTATGGTAATTATTCGGTGATTCTCCAGGTTAGTGGAGAAAGCTTTGAAAGGCGTCCTATTAAAATCGGAAAACGAAACGGACAGGAGGTTCAGGTGCTTAGCGGACTTCAACCCGGAGATGTGGTAGTCACCACAGGAGCATACCAGGTGAAGATGGCTTCAATGTCAGGTTCAACTCCGGCGCACGGACACGAACATTAA
- a CDS encoding NUMOD4 domain-containing protein encodes MEEEKWEPVKGYEALYEISNIGRVKRLERTFTCSRGIIYHLKEKILSSKPNKTSGYVTVNLSKDGIKTNHSVHRLVAELFVDNPHNNNVVNHKDENRSNNTAENLEWVTHGENIAYNGAFQKGREKVKKKVYQFSLDGALINTYSYAGAVAKDGFTPNAVTQVCLGNKKSHKGYFWKYELINP; translated from the coding sequence ATGGAAGAAGAAAAATGGGAACCGGTTAAGGGTTATGAAGCCCTTTATGAAATAAGCAATATTGGAAGAGTTAAGAGATTGGAAAGAACTTTCACCTGTTCAAGAGGTATAATTTATCACCTAAAGGAAAAAATTTTAAGCTCAAAACCAAATAAAACTTCTGGATACGTTACGGTAAATCTCTCAAAGGATGGGATTAAAACCAACCACAGTGTACATCGCTTGGTAGCGGAGCTCTTCGTTGACAATCCACACAACAACAATGTTGTTAATCATAAAGATGAAAACCGATCAAATAACACGGCTGAAAATTTGGAGTGGGTAACGCATGGTGAAAACATTGCCTACAATGGAGCATTTCAAAAAGGCAGGGAGAAAGTCAAAAAGAAGGTGTATCAATTCTCTTTAGATGGTGCTTTGATTAATACTTACAGTTATGCTGGTGCTGTAGCGAAAGATGGATTTACTCCCAATGCTGTGACTCAAGTTTGTTTGGGAAATAAAAAATCCCATAAAGGGTACTTTTGGAAATATGAGCTGATAAATCCCTAA
- a CDS encoding DEAD/DEAH box helicase: MSRFTVGDSVLFVGSNEKGIIKDVFPPARGRQLYRVSINGEIKNCLESSIIPDLDLSNPFERLRQGIFNSYEDFSKINTSFKIENTSNNTISSLKASNTIFKAYQFKPLLKFLNSDNRRILIADEVGLGKTIEGGHIMLELMARKELNNSLIICPKSLQNKWQTELKEKFNLNFKIYESTSEFVQDIKDFGGSIKAIINYEKVRPNKKKRSDKPDLFKIIDQNSLRFDFVLCDEAHRLRNHTTQTYRGVKKIIDHTKSVVFLTATPIMISEQNLFNLFQLLDEHTYSEFSTFQNQLAVNAPFIKALTQVNNGAPLKNIGKELTDTSVSLYYTSGEEFQVEWKKSIKVHELFQEIPLYNKIIQDLMTKEDIAETRVHLQFDISDMSDMNKLFSRTRKKEVTQDWSQATREPHTLLIDLYPEERKIFDEVIEEYIEENSFYDTDGSKKMFLGTPLGLIQKKRQVASSVYGYLSNQKHPGKFLFNKDAKFEKLLEIINEVVTLSHKKLIVFALFKSTLKYLQGRLNNEGLNAELIHGGVENRTEAIENFRRNNQVQILLSSEVGSEGLDLQFCDALVNYDLPWNPMVVEQRIGRIDRFGQKSPVVNIYNLIVKDSIQEKIYTRLLDRIGIFRGSIGDLEAILDKDLELKDNTGVTNIRKWFSDLEKELYCTKLSQDQVKKKIDDIERAIITEQRNLEEISEGLTNTLTNDIHFRNEIRKIQDNYKYVTEKELVNYLKFLIREALPTCTLETIDEAKLIYNLILPKSSPHILINFLNRYQPHDVNSVDSFRRFINRIRGLGNMELTFSQEVGYDQPKLIRINTYHPIILAAFKFFDNQRSADANTFQFTLPRHLLGKKKFNIGTYFLAVYTSTFLKKWFNREQTTKLLIPLVYSVEEGKVIENTLAEELLGKAQLFATPVMNPDELLPDLISELEYHFALELEEVEHKNLEEQRMRIESHKKMQIQRKEEYYNNRIKTQENIVKSSENKLSVLDEGEKKNITNILPAQKKILMNLLEDKERILDELASTEISLLSPKLLSLSQIIIN; encoded by the coding sequence ATGTCTAGGTTTACAGTCGGTGATTCAGTTCTTTTTGTTGGTTCCAATGAAAAAGGAATAATTAAAGATGTTTTTCCCCCGGCTAGAGGGCGGCAACTTTACAGAGTAAGTATTAATGGAGAAATCAAAAATTGTCTTGAGTCTTCTATCATTCCAGATCTGGATCTATCAAATCCTTTTGAACGGCTTCGCCAGGGAATTTTTAATTCTTATGAGGATTTTTCTAAAATAAACACAAGTTTTAAAATTGAGAATACAAGCAATAACACAATTTCCTCATTAAAAGCCTCCAACACCATTTTTAAGGCATACCAGTTTAAGCCATTGCTAAAGTTCCTCAATTCTGATAACCGAAGAATTTTAATAGCTGATGAAGTAGGACTTGGGAAAACCATAGAAGGAGGACATATAATGCTGGAGTTGATGGCTAGGAAAGAATTAAATAATTCTTTAATTATATGTCCAAAGTCTCTTCAGAATAAGTGGCAGACCGAATTAAAGGAAAAGTTTAACCTCAACTTTAAGATCTACGAATCAACATCGGAATTTGTCCAGGACATTAAAGATTTCGGAGGATCAATAAAGGCCATAATCAATTACGAAAAAGTTCGGCCTAACAAAAAGAAACGAAGTGATAAACCGGATCTTTTCAAAATAATAGATCAAAATTCCCTGCGGTTTGATTTTGTACTCTGTGATGAAGCCCATAGATTGAGAAATCACACCACACAAACATATCGAGGAGTAAAAAAGATTATTGATCATACAAAGTCTGTAGTTTTCTTAACGGCCACACCCATTATGATCAGCGAACAAAATTTATTTAATCTTTTCCAACTCCTTGATGAACATACTTATAGCGAATTTTCAACTTTTCAAAATCAACTGGCAGTTAATGCTCCATTCATTAAAGCTTTAACACAAGTGAACAATGGTGCTCCCTTGAAAAATATAGGTAAGGAATTGACCGATACCTCCGTCAGCCTGTATTATACCTCCGGTGAAGAATTTCAAGTCGAATGGAAAAAATCTATTAAAGTCCACGAATTGTTTCAGGAAATTCCACTCTACAATAAGATCATACAGGACTTAATGACCAAAGAGGATATAGCGGAGACAAGAGTGCATCTCCAGTTCGATATTTCAGATATGAGTGACATGAATAAATTGTTTTCTCGCACTCGAAAGAAAGAAGTCACTCAGGACTGGTCTCAAGCAACACGGGAGCCCCACACTCTGTTAATAGATCTATATCCAGAGGAGCGAAAAATATTTGATGAAGTCATTGAAGAGTATATTGAAGAAAATTCTTTCTATGATACGGATGGAAGCAAAAAGATGTTTTTAGGTACTCCATTGGGATTGATTCAAAAAAAAAGACAGGTTGCAAGTAGTGTTTATGGCTACTTGAGTAATCAAAAACATCCTGGGAAATTCCTGTTCAACAAAGATGCTAAGTTTGAGAAATTACTTGAAATCATTAATGAGGTTGTAACTCTTTCCCACAAGAAACTTATTGTGTTTGCCCTGTTCAAAAGTACTCTTAAGTACCTCCAAGGTCGACTAAACAATGAAGGTCTAAATGCCGAATTAATTCATGGTGGTGTAGAAAATAGAACTGAGGCAATTGAAAATTTCAGAAGAAACAATCAGGTTCAAATTCTTCTTTCCTCAGAAGTAGGGAGTGAAGGGCTTGATCTACAATTTTGTGATGCACTAGTTAATTATGACTTGCCCTGGAATCCAATGGTGGTTGAGCAAAGAATTGGTCGTATAGACCGTTTTGGTCAAAAATCTCCAGTTGTCAATATATACAACCTCATAGTCAAAGATTCTATTCAAGAAAAAATCTACACCAGACTATTGGACCGTATTGGCATTTTTAGAGGATCAATAGGTGATTTGGAGGCTATATTGGACAAAGATTTAGAGCTTAAAGATAATACGGGGGTCACTAATATTAGAAAATGGTTTTCAGATCTTGAGAAGGAACTGTACTGCACCAAACTTTCACAAGACCAGGTGAAAAAAAAGATAGATGATATTGAAAGGGCAATAATAACTGAACAAAGAAATCTGGAAGAAATTAGTGAGGGCCTCACAAATACCCTAACTAATGATATTCACTTTCGCAATGAAATTAGGAAGATCCAAGATAATTATAAATATGTAACTGAAAAAGAACTGGTAAATTATTTAAAATTTTTAATCCGGGAAGCATTACCAACCTGTACTTTGGAGACCATTGATGAGGCCAAGCTTATATACAACTTAATTCTTCCTAAAAGTTCCCCGCACATACTCATTAACTTTCTGAACAGATATCAACCTCATGATGTTAACTCTGTTGATTCCTTTAGAAGATTTATAAATAGAATTAGGGGTCTTGGAAATATGGAACTTACTTTTTCTCAAGAAGTCGGGTACGACCAACCGAAGCTTATCCGGATTAACACTTATCATCCGATTATACTGGCTGCATTTAAATTTTTTGATAATCAAAGATCTGCTGATGCCAATACATTCCAGTTTACATTACCCAGGCATCTTCTCGGAAAGAAGAAATTTAACATTGGCACATACTTTCTGGCCGTCTACACCAGTACATTCCTTAAAAAATGGTTTAATAGAGAACAAACAACAAAACTTTTGATTCCTCTAGTATATAGTGTTGAAGAAGGGAAAGTTATAGAGAATACATTGGCGGAAGAGCTCTTGGGTAAAGCCCAATTGTTTGCAACTCCAGTTATGAATCCAGATGAACTTCTCCCTGATCTCATTTCTGAATTGGAATATCACTTTGCTTTAGAACTGGAAGAAGTAGAACATAAGAATCTGGAAGAGCAAAGGATGAGAATTGAAAGTCACAAAAAAATGCAAATTCAGCGGAAAGAGGAATATTATAATAATCGGATCAAAACCCAGGAAAACATTGTTAAAAGTTCCGAAAATAAACTATCCGTTTTGGATGAAGGTGAAAAAAAGAATATAACAAATATACTACCGGCCCAGAAAAAAATATTAATGAACCTTCTCGAGGATAAGGAAAGGATTCTAGATGAATTAGCATCAACGGAAATTAGCCTTCTTTCTCCAAAACTGCTTTCCTTGAGCCAAATCATCATAAACTGA
- a CDS encoding site-specific integrase: MQTSANLAIDKRRIKNDQTFTIIIRLCHFQKTTSISTGKSIPLHFWDDKNKKVRANYGRKSDVNLLNQFLYEQLGKARNIINVLELKNELRFLSINQVKERISKRRKFDSFLEYGDKLVDDLIKANRLGSAKSYRGLLTRLRSYTKKKDLKFNDINYEFLVNFETFHLSNNNSLNGLASYLRTLRSIYNKAIKDRLIEKEAYPFHDYQIKTTPTSKRAIQYESVLKLLHYKTEEGSWPFHYKNYFLISYLLFGMSFIDMAFLKKKNIVADRIKFQRKKTSKNYNILITDQLNEILQFYLNGKENDDFILPILNSETLSEQYKQVQEARNRYNKGLRRIANKCGIREYLTSYVSRHSFATHAMLKDIPLHVISSMLGHSKLNTTQIYLDSLPTNVLDRYHKQLALT, encoded by the coding sequence ATGCAAACCAGTGCCAATTTAGCAATCGATAAAAGACGCATTAAAAATGATCAGACTTTTACTATAATTATTAGACTCTGCCATTTTCAAAAAACAACTTCAATATCCACTGGTAAATCTATTCCTTTACACTTTTGGGATGATAAAAATAAGAAAGTCAGGGCAAATTATGGTCGAAAATCCGATGTAAACCTGTTAAACCAATTTCTTTACGAGCAGCTAGGAAAGGCCAGAAATATTATCAATGTTCTGGAATTAAAAAATGAGTTAAGATTTCTTTCCATAAACCAGGTTAAAGAAAGAATTAGTAAAAGGAGGAAATTTGATTCCTTTTTAGAATACGGTGACAAATTAGTTGATGACCTAATAAAAGCTAATCGACTTGGAAGTGCTAAATCATATAGGGGGTTATTAACCAGATTAAGATCATACACCAAGAAAAAAGATCTAAAATTTAATGATATAAACTATGAGTTCCTCGTAAATTTCGAAACCTTTCATCTGTCCAACAACAACTCTCTTAATGGGCTTGCTTCATATTTAAGAACGCTTAGGTCTATATATAATAAAGCCATCAAAGATAGATTGATTGAAAAAGAAGCTTACCCATTTCACGATTATCAAATCAAAACTACACCAACTTCAAAAAGAGCTATACAATATGAAAGTGTTCTAAAATTATTGCATTATAAAACCGAAGAGGGATCCTGGCCATTCCACTATAAAAACTACTTCTTAATTTCCTATTTGCTTTTTGGAATGTCGTTTATAGATATGGCTTTTCTAAAAAAGAAAAATATTGTTGCAGACAGGATTAAGTTTCAACGTAAAAAGACTTCTAAAAATTACAATATTCTCATTACAGATCAATTAAATGAAATCCTTCAATTTTATTTGAATGGTAAGGAAAATGATGATTTCATATTACCTATATTAAACTCTGAAACATTGTCTGAACAATATAAACAGGTTCAGGAAGCTAGGAATCGATATAATAAGGGGCTTAGAAGAATTGCTAATAAATGTGGAATAAGGGAATATCTTACATCCTATGTATCAAGACACAGCTTCGCAACCCACGCAATGTTAAAGGATATTCCTCTTCATGTAATTTCTTCCATGCTTGGGCATTCTAAACTTAACACTACTCAAATTTATCTGGATTCATTACCGACGAACGTTCTTGATAGATATCATAAACAATTGGCACTTACATAA